One window from the genome of Terriglobales bacterium encodes:
- a CDS encoding ABC transporter ATP-binding protein, with the protein MAAIEILGLEKIYSVGFWRKKPKCALKPLHLTVEEGEIFGFLGPNGAGKTTTLKLLMGLVFPTAGSARILGMEVSDSRMKAQIGFLPEQPYFYDYLTALELLNYYGQLSGVAPKERSRKIDEVLQRVGLPDVGGVQLRKFSKGMLQRVGIAQAILHDPKLVFFDEPMSGLDPMGRREVRDLMEQLKQEGKTVFFSTHILSDAEALCDRVAIIHQGELRGVGAVAELTSSIHGKVEIVWQGTVVPSSLRALGAECHVTGDTVRAVLSEANQDSAIEALRRERLRLISVIPV; encoded by the coding sequence ATGGCCGCAATTGAAATCCTTGGATTAGAAAAAATTTACAGCGTCGGCTTTTGGCGCAAGAAGCCCAAATGCGCCTTGAAGCCTCTCCACCTGACTGTGGAGGAAGGCGAAATTTTCGGCTTCCTGGGACCGAATGGCGCAGGGAAGACAACCACCCTCAAACTTTTGATGGGTCTGGTTTTTCCCACTGCTGGTTCAGCGCGCATTCTGGGTATGGAAGTCAGCGATTCCAGGATGAAGGCGCAAATTGGCTTTCTTCCCGAACAGCCCTATTTTTACGATTACCTTACCGCCCTTGAGCTGCTCAATTACTACGGACAACTCTCTGGAGTGGCGCCGAAAGAGCGGTCACGCAAGATCGATGAAGTACTGCAACGGGTAGGATTGCCCGACGTAGGCGGAGTGCAGTTGCGCAAATTTTCCAAAGGTATGTTGCAGCGGGTCGGGATTGCACAGGCCATTCTGCACGATCCCAAACTTGTCTTCTTTGACGAACCCATGTCCGGGCTGGATCCCATGGGACGCCGCGAAGTCCGTGACCTGATGGAGCAGCTCAAGCAGGAAGGCAAGACGGTTTTCTTTTCTACTCACATCCTGTCAGATGCTGAAGCGCTGTGCGATCGCGTCGCTATTATTCATCAGGGCGAGTTACGGGGAGTGGGAGCCGTGGCCGAACTCACCTCCAGCATCCACGGCAAAGTGGAGATCGTTTGGCAAGGGACGGTGGTACCGTCCTCGCTGCGGGCGCTGGGCGCGGAGTGCCACGTAACTGGGGACACGGTGCGTGCCGTGCTCTCGGAAGCTAATCAGGATAGCGCGATTGAGGCGTTGCGACGGGAACGGCTGCGGCTGATCTCGGTGATCCCGGTA